From Tachypleus tridentatus isolate NWPU-2018 chromosome 8, ASM421037v1, whole genome shotgun sequence, a single genomic window includes:
- the Rfk gene encoding riboflavin kinase isoform X1 — MLSINVISVKSLPFFTVGQVIKQFRRGQRELGFPTANFSEDVVEHLPKELDCGIYCGWAKVDSGPVYKMVTSIGWNPYYKNRKKSVETHILHNYETDFYGSVLKVAIVAYLRPEKNFSSLEELITAIKSDIQAADKVLEQPEYKIFKENSFFQDKNGQNNKYVNGHKT, encoded by the exons ATGCTTAGTATAAATGTTATATCAGTTAAAAGCTTACCCTTTTTTACTGTGGGACAAGTAATTAAGCAATTCAGAAGAGGACAAAGAGAATTGGGTTTCCCAACTG CAAATTTCTCAGAGGATGTGGTGGAGCACTTGCCTAAAGAACTAGATTGTGGAATTTACTGTGGATGGGCCAAAGTTGACAGTGGACCAGTTTACAAAATGGTGACAAGTATAGGTTGGAATCCATactacaaaaatagaaaaaaatcagtG GAAACCCATATTCTTCACAACTATGAAACAGATTTTTATGGTTCCGTGTTAAAAGTAGCAATCGTTGCATATTTGAGGCCAGAGAAAAACTTTTCATCTTTag AAGAACTGATTACAGCCATCAAGTCAGATATCCAAGCAGCTGACAAAGTTCTGGAACAGCCAGAGTATAAAATCTTCAAGGAAAATTCGTTTTTCCAAGACAAAAAtggacaaaataataaatatgtaaatggtcataaaacataa
- the Rfk gene encoding riboflavin kinase isoform X2, which translates to MLSINVISVKSLPFFTVGQVIKQFRRGQRELGFPTANFSEDVVEHLPKELDCGIYCGWAKVDSGPVYKMVTSIGWNPYYKNRKKSVETHILHNYETDFYGSVLKVAIVAYLRPEKNFSSLELITAIKSDIQAADKVLEQPEYKIFKENSFFQDKNGQNNKYVNGHKT; encoded by the exons ATGCTTAGTATAAATGTTATATCAGTTAAAAGCTTACCCTTTTTTACTGTGGGACAAGTAATTAAGCAATTCAGAAGAGGACAAAGAGAATTGGGTTTCCCAACTG CAAATTTCTCAGAGGATGTGGTGGAGCACTTGCCTAAAGAACTAGATTGTGGAATTTACTGTGGATGGGCCAAAGTTGACAGTGGACCAGTTTACAAAATGGTGACAAGTATAGGTTGGAATCCATactacaaaaatagaaaaaaatcagtG GAAACCCATATTCTTCACAACTATGAAACAGATTTTTATGGTTCCGTGTTAAAAGTAGCAATCGTTGCATATTTGAGGCCAGAGAAAAACTTTTCATCTTTag AACTGATTACAGCCATCAAGTCAGATATCCAAGCAGCTGACAAAGTTCTGGAACAGCCAGAGTATAAAATCTTCAAGGAAAATTCGTTTTTCCAAGACAAAAAtggacaaaataataaatatgtaaatggtcataaaacataa